A window of Auraticoccus monumenti contains these coding sequences:
- a CDS encoding carbohydrate ABC transporter permease — protein MATTTPAAVRRGGAELPPPGAAPARPSRPRRPDFPVRKALGIGAFLLPAVLFVALFTYYPMLVGSQMAFREWNLWDLTDTPFIGLDNFRTLFADPSFAAVSWHTVVWVVGSIVPQFLIGFGIALLLWRRFPFRGLYQAVVFFPWAVSGFLIGILFRWMFNAEFGVVNDLLLKAGLIDSPVPWLADPDLAMASVIVANVWYGVTFFAIMILAALQSVDHEMMEAAALDGAGRVRTLLFIVVPSIRITLGLTVLLRVIWIFNFPDIIYGMTGGGPGNQTHIITTWMITFTQQGAYGVASALGLITMAVLTVFTIFYLLALRERNS, from the coding sequence GTGGCCACCACGACCCCGGCCGCGGTTCGGCGGGGAGGAGCCGAACTCCCCCCGCCGGGCGCGGCCCCCGCCCGCCCCAGCCGGCCGCGGCGGCCCGACTTCCCGGTCCGCAAGGCGCTCGGCATCGGGGCCTTCCTGCTGCCGGCGGTGCTGTTCGTCGCCCTCTTCACCTACTACCCGATGCTCGTCGGCTCGCAGATGGCGTTCCGGGAGTGGAACCTGTGGGACCTGACCGACACGCCCTTCATCGGGCTGGACAACTTCCGCACCCTGTTCGCCGACCCGAGCTTCGCAGCCGTCTCCTGGCACACCGTGGTCTGGGTCGTGGGCTCGATCGTCCCGCAGTTCCTGATCGGGTTCGGCATCGCGCTGCTGCTGTGGCGACGCTTCCCGTTCCGGGGGCTCTACCAGGCGGTCGTCTTCTTCCCCTGGGCGGTGTCGGGGTTCCTGATCGGGATCCTCTTCCGCTGGATGTTCAACGCCGAGTTCGGGGTGGTCAACGACCTGCTGCTCAAGGCAGGGCTGATCGACTCCCCCGTGCCGTGGCTGGCCGACCCGGACCTGGCCATGGCGTCGGTGATCGTCGCCAACGTCTGGTACGGCGTCACCTTCTTCGCGATCATGATCCTGGCCGCGCTGCAGTCGGTGGACCACGAGATGATGGAGGCCGCCGCGCTCGACGGCGCCGGCCGCGTCCGCACCCTCCTCTTCATCGTGGTCCCCTCGATCAGGATCACCCTCGGTCTGACCGTGCTGCTGCGGGTCATCTGGATCTTCAACTTCCCCGACATCATCTACGGCATGACCGGCGGCGGGCCCGGGAACCAGACCCACATCATCACCACCTGGATGATCACCTTCACCCAGCAGGGCGCCTACGGCGTCGCCTCCGCGCTGGGGCTCATCACCATGGCCGTGCTCACGGTGTTCACGATCTTCTACCTGCTCGCGCTCCGGGAGAGGAACTCATGA
- a CDS encoding carbohydrate ABC transporter permease yields the protein MIDRNPPLIKAARVVLLALWMLITLFPLYWIVVTSLKDPGVIARFPLQYWPETVSFANYARLFETANFGQYLLNSLVVAVSAGAVATLISLLSAYVLARFHFRSRGAITVAFLVTQMIPGFIALGPLYQLMVNLDLVDNRGGLALIYTAVCIPFCTIMLRGFFANVPDALEEAAMVDGCSRLSALFRVIVPVMTPGIMAAFIFNFVNCWNELFLSVTLLNSTEKLTVPTALNGFISSFNIEWGPLSAAAVLTILPTMAIFALASRWIVQGLTSGAVKG from the coding sequence ATGATCGACCGCAACCCGCCGCTGATCAAGGCGGCCCGGGTGGTGCTGCTGGCGCTGTGGATGCTGATCACCCTGTTCCCGCTGTACTGGATCGTGGTCACCTCCCTGAAGGACCCCGGAGTCATCGCCCGCTTCCCGCTGCAGTACTGGCCCGAGACGGTGTCCTTCGCCAACTACGCCCGCCTGTTCGAGACGGCGAACTTCGGCCAGTACCTGCTCAACAGCCTGGTCGTGGCGGTCAGCGCCGGCGCGGTGGCCACGCTGATCTCGCTGCTGTCGGCCTACGTGCTGGCCCGCTTCCACTTCCGATCCCGGGGGGCGATCACGGTGGCCTTCCTGGTCACCCAGATGATCCCCGGGTTCATCGCGCTGGGCCCGCTCTACCAGCTGATGGTCAACCTCGACCTGGTCGACAACCGGGGCGGGCTGGCGCTGATCTACACCGCGGTCTGCATCCCCTTCTGCACGATCATGCTGCGGGGCTTCTTCGCCAACGTCCCCGACGCCCTCGAGGAGGCCGCGATGGTGGACGGCTGCTCGCGGCTGTCCGCGCTGTTCCGGGTGATCGTCCCGGTCATGACGCCGGGGATCATGGCCGCGTTCATCTTCAACTTCGTCAACTGCTGGAACGAGCTGTTCCTCTCGGTGACGCTGCTCAACAGCACCGAGAAGCTCACCGTGCCGACCGCGCTCAACGGCTTCATCTCGAGCTTCAACATCGAGTGGGGCCCGCTCTCGGCCGCCGCGGTGCTGACCATCCTGCCGACCATGGCGATCTTCGCCCTGGCCAGCCGCTGGATCGTCCAGGGCCTGACCTCCGGAGCGGTGAAGGGCTGA
- a CDS encoding VOC family protein: protein MSCRLTELVLGCRDPEALARFWCEVLGYVELGREGADIEIGPASGFGGAAPTIVLALVAEEKTSPLRLHLDVNPVDRDQDAELERLLALGARPADVGQTGEESWHVLADPEGNEFCLLRRRLPEP from the coding sequence GTGAGCTGTCGACTGACGGAGCTGGTGCTCGGCTGCCGTGACCCCGAGGCCCTGGCACGGTTCTGGTGCGAGGTGCTGGGTTACGTCGAGCTGGGCCGCGAGGGTGCCGACATCGAGATCGGACCCGCGTCCGGGTTCGGCGGAGCCGCCCCGACCATCGTGCTGGCGCTGGTGGCGGAGGAGAAGACGTCCCCGCTGCGTCTGCACCTCGACGTGAACCCGGTCGACCGGGACCAGGACGCCGAGCTGGAACGGCTGCTCGCCCTGGGGGCCCGACCAGCGGACGTGGGGCAGACGGGGGAGGAGTCCTGGCACGTCCTGGCCGACCCCGAGGGCAACGAGTTCTGCCTGCTCCGGCGCCGACTGCCCGAGCCGTAA
- a CDS encoding ice-binding family protein produces MLGAVVPDAQAAEARVLLGTAEDFSVLGAETVTNTGPSILSDNLGVSPGAAITGFPPGQVRGTIHAADEVAAAAQADLRIAYNDAAGRASTAAVGPDLTGETLVGGVYTASTTLALNGALTLDGENDPDAVFIFQVPSALLIGTGSSVELIRGAQACNVFWQVGSSATIDAGTTFVGSVMALASVSVLTGSTVDGRVLARTGQVSLQTNVFTSSACVAASPSPDPEPSGSPSPSDSATPSDSPSPSDSATPSPSDSATPSDSPSPSTTPTASVSPTATESPTESDSPTASTPPTSSVDAESDADSDAGPDTASDADSDAGTDRSSTSDSDADSGSDSDSNAEADSDADGTPTTPAAPYGPGGPESRLPDTGSGSAALVAVAAGVLLTAGAGAVWYGRRRRHTPQH; encoded by the coding sequence GTGCTCGGCGCCGTCGTTCCCGACGCCCAGGCCGCCGAGGCGCGCGTCCTGCTCGGGACCGCCGAGGACTTCTCCGTCCTCGGGGCCGAGACGGTCACCAACACCGGGCCCAGCATCCTGTCTGACAACCTGGGTGTCAGCCCCGGGGCAGCCATCACCGGCTTCCCGCCCGGCCAGGTGCGAGGCACCATCCACGCCGCCGACGAGGTGGCCGCCGCGGCGCAGGCCGACCTCCGCATCGCCTACAACGACGCGGCCGGGCGGGCCAGCACGGCCGCTGTCGGCCCCGACCTCACCGGGGAGACGCTCGTCGGGGGCGTCTACACCGCCTCCACCACACTGGCGCTCAACGGCGCCCTGACCCTGGACGGCGAGAACGACCCCGATGCCGTCTTCATCTTCCAGGTGCCCTCCGCCCTCCTGATCGGGACCGGGTCCAGCGTCGAGCTGATCCGCGGCGCCCAGGCCTGCAACGTCTTCTGGCAGGTGGGGAGCTCGGCCACCATCGACGCCGGCACCACCTTCGTCGGGTCGGTCATGGCCCTGGCGTCGGTGTCCGTGCTGACCGGCAGCACGGTCGACGGGCGCGTCCTGGCCCGGACCGGCCAGGTCAGCCTGCAGACGAACGTGTTCACCAGCAGCGCCTGCGTGGCGGCGTCCCCGTCGCCTGACCCGGAGCCCAGCGGCAGCCCGAGCCCCAGCGACAGCGCCACGCCGAGCGACAGCCCGAGTCCCAGCGACAGCGCCACGCCGAGCCCCAGCGACAGCGCCACGCCGAGCGACAGCCCGAGCCCCAGCACCACCCCGACCGCGAGCGTGAGCCCGACCGCGACCGAGAGCCCGACCGAGAGCGACAGCCCGACGGCCTCGACGCCTCCCACCTCCTCGGTCGATGCTGAGAGCGACGCGGACTCCGATGCGGGTCCGGACACCGCTTCGGACGCCGACTCCGACGCCGGTACGGACCGCAGCTCGACGTCCGACTCCGACGCCGATTCCGGCTCGGACTCCGACTCGAACGCCGAGGCGGACTCCGACGCGGACGGCACGCCGACGACGCCTGCGGCCCCGTACGGACCGGGCGGGCCCGAGTCCCGGCTGCCGGACACCGGTTCCGGCTCCGCCGCACTGGTCGCCGTCGCGGCAGGTGTCCTGCTGACCGCCGGCGCGGGTGCCGTCTGGTACGGCAGACGTCGTCGCCACACCCCGCAGCACTGA
- a CDS encoding NAD(P)H-dependent oxidoreductase has translation MLVFPVWWWSLPALLKGLVDRVLITGWPFDLDAEECVVPRLQRVTAHLIPVSGTTEASFVRHGYGQAFSTQVEHGILDYCGLTRGVTAFVRDSESGDEEAVGRQVEAAVDRVVAAVSGGTEGAADPSGPRV, from the coding sequence GTGCTGGTGTTCCCGGTCTGGTGGTGGTCCCTGCCGGCGCTGCTCAAGGGCTTGGTCGACCGCGTGCTCATCACGGGCTGGCCCTTCGACCTCGACGCGGAGGAGTGCGTCGTGCCGAGGCTGCAACGGGTCACGGCGCACCTGATCCCGGTCTCCGGCACCACCGAGGCCTCCTTCGTCCGGCACGGCTACGGCCAGGCGTTCAGCACCCAGGTCGAGCACGGGATCCTGGACTACTGCGGGTTGACCCGTGGCGTCACGGCGTTCGTGCGCGACTCCGAGTCCGGGGACGAGGAGGCCGTCGGTCGGCAGGTGGAGGCGGCGGTGGACCGCGTCGTCGCCGCCGTCTCAGGTGGCACGGAGGGTGCCGCAGACCCGTCCGGGCCGCGGGTCTGA
- a CDS encoding PGPGW domain-containing protein → MSRYRRWAVLAVGWVVLVLGLAALVLPGPGLVLVALGLAILGRHLPWAQRHLQPVQARAHAGAVALVRSPRRFVAPALLSALLVGLGVVWLVGPGVPTWWPLHPRWWLVGGPVTGISLVVSGSVSATVLLRTWSRRAELRLEHSPVPQRS, encoded by the coding sequence GTGAGCCGGTACCGGCGCTGGGCCGTGCTCGCGGTCGGCTGGGTGGTGCTGGTCCTGGGACTGGCGGCCCTGGTGCTGCCGGGACCCGGTCTCGTCCTGGTGGCGCTGGGGCTCGCCATCCTGGGGCGTCACCTCCCCTGGGCCCAGCGGCACCTGCAACCGGTCCAGGCCCGGGCCCACGCCGGCGCGGTCGCGCTGGTGCGGTCACCCCGGCGCTTCGTGGCCCCGGCGCTGCTCTCCGCGCTCCTGGTCGGCCTGGGCGTCGTCTGGCTGGTGGGGCCGGGAGTGCCCACGTGGTGGCCGCTGCACCCGCGGTGGTGGTTGGTGGGCGGACCGGTCACCGGCATCAGCCTGGTGGTCTCGGGCTCGGTGAGCGCGACGGTGCTGCTGCGGACGTGGTCCCGGCGGGCCGAGCTCCGGCTCGAGCACTCCCCCGTCCCCCAGCGCAGCTGA
- a CDS encoding P-loop NTPase family protein gives MHYVLGAPGSGKSSLAPLLRTLLPGRVVLDWDALMEPAGTLAGWPVREHPDTWGPYSDLVRAVVGQLGSSPVVLLTVCTPDELRGWPPGRWLLLDCDDTTRRTRLAPRGDLAEATGAVADAASYRALGLPVVDTTSLPLPDAARRLAAALAGSDARGDG, from the coding sequence GTGCACTACGTCCTCGGCGCCCCTGGCTCCGGCAAGAGCAGCCTGGCCCCGCTGCTGCGGACGCTGCTGCCCGGACGGGTGGTGCTCGACTGGGACGCCCTGATGGAGCCGGCGGGGACGCTGGCCGGGTGGCCCGTCCGCGAGCACCCGGACACCTGGGGCCCCTACTCCGACCTGGTGCGGGCGGTCGTGGGGCAGCTGGGGTCGTCACCGGTGGTGCTCCTCACCGTCTGCACACCCGACGAGCTGCGGGGCTGGCCGCCCGGCCGCTGGCTGCTGCTGGACTGCGACGACACCACCCGACGCACCCGGCTGGCGCCCCGTGGGGACCTGGCGGAGGCGACCGGGGCCGTCGCGGACGCCGCCTCCTACCGGGCGCTCGGGCTGCCAGTGGTCGACACGACCAGCCTGCCGCTGCCGGACGCGGCCCGCCGGCTGGCCGCCGCCCTCGCCGGGTCCGACGCCCGTGGTGACGGCTGA
- a CDS encoding class I SAM-dependent methyltransferase, with protein sequence MVDPMHFEARAEDYDRARPPYPEALWRELRDRGLLEPGHRALDLGAGSGQATRGLLAAGLSVTAVEPGPRLAAVLGERCPGAEVVVCRAEELERPASSFELAVAATSVHWMELDVLLPRLHRLLVPGGRLAVWRNVFGDPDVRTPFRDRLAEIVAARPTPPRRGPDAEDVVVTTGELTRSGHFTVTGTSVWSWSTRLDTDQVRRLFSTFSDWSSQEVGAAAHAVEGLGGSVVEHYRSWLLVLDRAPVP encoded by the coding sequence GTGGTCGACCCGATGCACTTCGAGGCCCGGGCCGAGGACTACGACCGGGCCCGCCCGCCGTACCCGGAGGCGTTGTGGCGGGAGCTGCGCGATCGGGGGCTCCTGGAGCCGGGGCACCGGGCGCTGGACCTGGGGGCGGGCTCGGGCCAGGCCACCCGCGGGTTGCTCGCCGCCGGCCTGTCCGTCACGGCCGTGGAGCCCGGTCCCCGGCTGGCTGCGGTGCTCGGTGAGCGCTGCCCCGGCGCCGAGGTGGTGGTGTGCCGGGCCGAGGAGCTCGAGCGGCCGGCCTCGTCCTTCGAGCTGGCCGTCGCCGCGACCTCCGTGCACTGGATGGAGCTGGACGTGCTGCTGCCGCGACTGCACCGGTTGCTGGTGCCGGGCGGGCGGCTCGCGGTGTGGCGCAACGTCTTCGGCGACCCCGACGTCCGGACCCCGTTCCGGGACCGGCTGGCCGAGATCGTCGCGGCACGGCCGACGCCGCCGCGCCGGGGACCGGACGCCGAGGACGTGGTCGTCACGACCGGGGAGCTGACCCGCAGCGGCCACTTCACGGTAACGGGGACCAGCGTCTGGTCCTGGAGCACCCGACTGGACACCGACCAGGTGCGGCGGCTGTTCAGCACCTTCAGCGACTGGTCGTCCCAGGAGGTGGGGGCCGCCGCGCACGCGGTGGAGGGGCTCGGCGGCTCGGTGGTCGAGCACTACCGCTCGTGGCTGCTGGTGCTGGACCGGGCACCGGTGCCGTAG
- a CDS encoding YciI family protein: protein MPKYLLLKHYRGGPEPHRKVPTMDQWAPEDVEAHMAFLGHVSELLQERGEFVDAQALTPERTFVRYGGPEAAPVTSDGPLPETSDLVAGWYMIDVESRERAIELAAYVSSEPGPGGEPLYEWIDVREVMSEAPAQD, encoded by the coding sequence ATGCCGAAGTACCTGCTGCTCAAGCACTACCGCGGCGGCCCGGAGCCGCACCGCAAGGTCCCCACCATGGACCAGTGGGCGCCCGAGGACGTCGAGGCCCACATGGCCTTCCTCGGCCACGTCAGCGAGCTGCTGCAGGAGCGGGGCGAGTTCGTCGACGCCCAGGCGCTCACCCCGGAGCGCACGTTCGTCCGCTACGGCGGACCCGAGGCCGCCCCCGTCACCTCCGACGGACCGCTGCCCGAGACCAGCGACCTCGTCGCCGGCTGGTACATGATCGACGTGGAGTCCCGTGAGCGCGCGATCGAGCTCGCCGCCTACGTGTCCTCCGAGCCGGGTCCCGGCGGGGAGCCGCTGTACGAGTGGATCGACGTCCGCGAGGTCATGTCCGAGGCACCCGCCCAGGACTGA
- a CDS encoding RNA polymerase sigma factor, which produces MTDQPTPLRDEGALRALVPQVLAAMVRRGEDFDAAEDALQEALLEALRVWPEHPPQHPRAWLTTVATRRLVDARRSEAARRRREERTDAEPAPAATEAGDDTLFLLFCCCHPDLTPASQVALTLRAVAGLTTREVAEACYVPEATMAQRISRAKRTLRGRRLDQPGDLAVVLRVLYLVYTAGHVGRVDLAAEAIRLARQLTLATDEPEARGLLALMLLNHARLPARSDAEGRIVTLDRQDRSRWDTREIAEGVAVLQSALALQTDERPPGRYQVEAAIAALHDDAVSVEETDWPQVLAWYDDLLDLSADPVRQDPAGVLGRAVAVGHVHGAAAGLRETDRLGDVIGDRHRWHAARAHLHELGGELAEAAMAYAEAARRATQVTERDHLVRRAAECRRAASEAPPE; this is translated from the coding sequence GTGACCGACCAGCCGACGCCGCTGCGGGACGAGGGTGCCCTGCGCGCCCTCGTCCCGCAGGTGCTGGCCGCCATGGTGCGGCGCGGAGAGGACTTCGACGCCGCCGAGGACGCCCTGCAGGAGGCGCTGCTGGAGGCACTGCGGGTCTGGCCGGAGCACCCGCCGCAGCACCCGCGTGCCTGGCTGACCACGGTGGCGACGCGACGTCTGGTCGACGCCCGGCGCAGCGAGGCGGCCCGCCGGCGCCGGGAGGAGAGGACCGACGCCGAACCCGCGCCGGCCGCCACCGAGGCCGGCGACGACACCCTCTTCCTGCTGTTCTGCTGCTGCCACCCCGACCTCACCCCCGCCTCGCAGGTGGCGCTCACCCTCCGCGCGGTCGCCGGGCTCACGACCCGGGAGGTCGCCGAGGCCTGCTACGTCCCGGAGGCCACCATGGCCCAGCGCATCAGCCGGGCCAAGCGCACCCTGCGCGGACGCCGGCTCGACCAGCCGGGAGACCTCGCGGTGGTGCTGCGGGTGCTGTACCTCGTCTACACCGCGGGGCACGTGGGCCGGGTGGACCTGGCCGCCGAGGCGATCCGGCTGGCACGCCAGCTGACCCTGGCCACCGACGAGCCCGAGGCCCGGGGGCTGCTGGCCCTGATGCTGCTCAACCACGCCCGGCTCCCCGCCCGCTCCGACGCCGAGGGCCGGATCGTCACCCTCGACCGGCAGGACCGGAGCCGCTGGGACACCCGCGAGATCGCCGAGGGGGTGGCGGTGCTGCAGTCCGCGCTGGCCCTGCAGACCGACGAGCGCCCGCCCGGTCGCTACCAGGTCGAGGCCGCCATCGCCGCCCTCCACGACGACGCCGTCAGCGTGGAGGAGACCGACTGGCCGCAGGTGCTCGCCTGGTACGACGACCTGCTGGACCTGAGTGCGGACCCGGTGCGCCAGGACCCCGCCGGCGTCCTCGGACGGGCGGTGGCGGTCGGGCACGTCCACGGCGCCGCGGCCGGTCTGCGTGAGACCGATCGGCTGGGCGACGTGATCGGGGACCGGCACCGGTGGCACGCCGCGCGCGCCCACCTGCACGAGCTGGGGGGCGAGCTCGCCGAAGCCGCCATGGCCTACGCCGAGGCGGCCCGGCGGGCGACCCAGGTCACCGAACGGGACCACCTGGTCCGACGCGCCGCCGAGTGCCGGCGTGCGGCCTCCGAGGCGCCGCCCGAGTGA
- a CDS encoding GAF and ANTAR domain-containing protein, with translation MSITTTEVLAAAVVGMVEHGDVTDSLDHLLSDCAELVHAAALGILVQPRPGAPLELLAATSHRVAELELYQQQVDDGPCVETVASGEAVTVRGQEALAARWGTIGPAIVESGYHAVQGFPMRWQGLVLGGLNVFYPTAEVADQATGQLLADIASLVVARAVPMGPAEVEESLRTALAGRIVVEQAKGVLAHQTGTDPDEAYEVLRQRAREAGSTLTRTAETVVRSADRRNTRRGRG, from the coding sequence ATGAGCATCACCACCACAGAGGTGCTCGCGGCCGCCGTCGTCGGCATGGTCGAGCACGGTGACGTCACCGACAGCCTGGACCACCTCCTCAGCGACTGCGCCGAGCTGGTGCACGCGGCGGCCCTCGGCATCCTGGTCCAGCCCCGTCCCGGCGCACCGCTGGAGCTGCTGGCCGCGACCTCGCACCGGGTCGCGGAGCTGGAGCTGTACCAGCAGCAGGTCGACGACGGCCCGTGCGTGGAGACCGTGGCGTCGGGGGAGGCGGTGACCGTGCGCGGCCAGGAGGCGCTGGCCGCCCGGTGGGGGACCATCGGTCCGGCGATCGTCGAGAGCGGCTACCACGCCGTCCAGGGCTTCCCGATGCGCTGGCAGGGCCTGGTGCTGGGCGGGCTCAACGTCTTCTACCCGACGGCCGAGGTCGCCGACCAGGCCACCGGCCAGCTGCTGGCCGACATCGCCAGCCTCGTGGTGGCCCGGGCGGTGCCGATGGGCCCGGCGGAGGTGGAGGAGAGCCTGCGCACGGCGCTGGCCGGGCGGATCGTCGTGGAGCAGGCCAAGGGCGTGCTGGCCCACCAGACGGGCACCGACCCGGACGAGGCCTACGAGGTGCTGCGCCAGAGGGCCCGCGAGGCCGGCTCCACGCTGACCCGCACGGCGGAGACGGTGGTGCGCTCGGCGGACCGGCGGAACACGCGCCGCGGCCGGGGCTGA
- a CDS encoding ANTAR domain-containing protein — protein sequence MTEHPLQLSGRQVLAMVARAVAEDSPEPLALRLCRLTTVTAGADGGALSLATGTTEHHPLGATDETADRLDDLQEVLRAGPGPRAFLTGVSSTLSTRHPPAEWAEAASVITDTVGPCYIDAVPMRSRGRSTGAFTCYRREPRAPATAPESLQLLVDAVGAVLVSPESLQTLAASDTWAQRSRLHQATGMVLAQLGLSADDAYALLRAHSFAADQTMDDTATQVLERALDFTRIDPDPEGDAR from the coding sequence ATGACTGAGCACCCGCTGCAGCTGTCCGGGAGGCAGGTGCTGGCGATGGTGGCCCGCGCCGTCGCCGAGGACAGTCCCGAACCGCTGGCGCTGCGGCTCTGCCGGCTCACCACGGTGACGGCCGGCGCCGACGGGGGTGCTCTGTCGCTGGCCACCGGAACCACCGAGCACCACCCCCTCGGCGCCACCGACGAGACCGCGGACCGGCTGGACGACCTGCAGGAGGTGCTGCGCGCCGGCCCTGGCCCCCGCGCCTTCCTCACCGGGGTCAGCTCGACCCTCAGCACCCGTCATCCGCCGGCGGAGTGGGCCGAGGCGGCCTCGGTCATCACCGACACGGTGGGCCCGTGCTACATCGACGCCGTGCCGATGCGCTCCCGCGGCCGGTCGACCGGGGCCTTCACCTGCTACCGGCGCGAGCCGCGTGCGCCGGCGACGGCCCCGGAGTCGCTGCAGCTGCTGGTCGACGCGGTCGGGGCGGTGCTGGTCAGCCCCGAGTCCCTGCAGACGCTCGCGGCCAGCGACACCTGGGCCCAGCGCAGCCGTCTGCACCAGGCCACCGGCATGGTGCTGGCCCAGCTGGGGCTCAGCGCCGACGACGCCTACGCCCTGCTGCGCGCGCACTCCTTCGCCGCCGACCAGACCATGGACGACACCGCCACCCAGGTCCTCGAGCGCGCCCTGGACTTCACCCGCATCGACCCCGACCCGGAAGGAGACGCACGATGA
- a CDS encoding GAF and ANTAR domain-containing protein, whose product MDVAELSTVLEEVARRSHGETSLEEALDLLVTAAQQTVPGADHVSISISRRNGRLETIAASDDLVRRLDAVQHELGEGPCVEAVRQRQRRTSHDLHTDERWPRFAPRAVDLGVRSQMGLDLYDDGESIGGLNLYGDQPSAFDEASTHVAVLFGSHASHLLGRRMRESQLTAALGTRQLIGQATGIVMERYQLGAERAFEFLARVSQQGNRKLVEIAAELVDQAASARTRDHPDDDTGRGGWRHQDD is encoded by the coding sequence ATGGACGTCGCGGAGCTGTCCACCGTGCTGGAGGAGGTGGCCCGGCGGTCCCACGGCGAGACCTCTCTGGAGGAGGCCCTGGACCTCCTGGTCACAGCGGCTCAGCAGACCGTCCCCGGAGCGGACCACGTCTCGATCTCGATCAGTCGTCGCAACGGGCGCCTCGAGACGATCGCGGCGTCCGACGACCTGGTGCGGCGCCTCGACGCCGTCCAGCACGAGCTCGGTGAGGGCCCGTGCGTGGAGGCGGTCCGGCAGCGGCAGCGCCGGACCAGCCACGACCTGCACACGGATGAGCGGTGGCCCCGCTTCGCCCCCCGGGCCGTCGACCTCGGGGTGCGTTCGCAGATGGGTCTGGACCTCTACGACGACGGCGAGAGCATCGGCGGCCTGAACCTCTACGGCGACCAGCCGTCCGCCTTCGACGAGGCGTCGACCCACGTCGCGGTCCTGTTCGGTTCCCACGCCAGCCACCTGCTGGGTCGGCGGATGCGCGAGAGCCAGCTGACCGCCGCCCTGGGGACGCGCCAGCTGATCGGGCAGGCCACCGGGATCGTGATGGAGCGCTACCAGCTGGGTGCCGAGCGCGCCTTCGAGTTCCTCGCCCGGGTCTCCCAGCAGGGCAACCGCAAGCTGGTCGAGATCGCCGCCGAGCTCGTCGACCAGGCCGCCTCCGCCCGCACGCGGGATCATCCGGACGACGACACGGGCCGTGGCGGGTGGCGGCACCAGGATGACTGA
- a CDS encoding ANTAR domain-containing protein: MSAPVLPSPSPGVLPPSGAGRFSALLDEDVWSWSEELVRLLGHAEQPTLVTTELFLHHVLPPDRPVAAALLEAATEGPCTVRLRARTSRGRDLVLDVSAAPRPRAAGAPSWLSSGIEGTVAPVADRAHEVAGSPSTRPVEDARELLVLALGLGRDAALALLTHHARARRLTVAELARDLVRVCAAVPTSQLSQALVAAALSGAADTPHAAASHPGAADPGGAGFPARGASAIP, encoded by the coding sequence GTGTCGGCTCCCGTCCTCCCCTCCCCCTCACCCGGTGTCCTCCCCCCGTCGGGGGCCGGACGCTTCAGCGCCCTGCTCGACGAGGACGTCTGGTCCTGGTCCGAGGAGCTGGTCAGGCTGCTCGGACACGCGGAGCAGCCGACCCTCGTCACCACCGAGCTGTTCCTGCACCACGTCCTGCCACCGGACCGGCCGGTTGCCGCGGCCCTGCTCGAGGCGGCCACCGAAGGTCCCTGCACCGTCCGGCTTCGGGCCCGGACCAGCCGGGGACGCGACCTCGTGCTGGACGTGAGCGCAGCACCACGCCCTCGGGCTGCCGGGGCCCCGAGCTGGTTGTCCAGCGGCATCGAGGGCACCGTGGCCCCCGTCGCCGACCGGGCGCACGAGGTGGCGGGGAGTCCGTCCACCCGCCCGGTCGAGGACGCCCGTGAGCTCCTGGTGCTCGCCCTGGGTCTGGGGAGGGACGCAGCACTGGCCCTGCTCACCCACCACGCCCGGGCCCGCCGGCTGACCGTGGCGGAGCTGGCCCGTGACCTGGTGCGCGTCTGTGCGGCGGTGCCCACCTCCCAGCTGTCGCAGGCCCTGGTGGCCGCGGCGCTGTCCGGTGCGGCTGACACCCCGCACGCCGCTGCCTCCCACCCCGGCGCCGCTGATCCTGGTGGCGCGGGGTTCCCGGCCCGTGGCGCTAGTGCCATCCCCTGA